In one window of Syngnathus scovelli strain Florida chromosome 22, RoL_Ssco_1.2, whole genome shotgun sequence DNA:
- the plxnb2a.1 gene encoding plexin-B2a gives MARRWAWPFLVTAASVLLCVSCAKNPEFHSDTLINNVVQDPRTGRLYVGAVNALYQLSADLLAEARVETGPRRDNRQCTPPVTDSCEDAAETDNHNKLLLVHGAEDRLVVCGSVFRGICSLRNLSNVEHVIYFSDNKGEKSYVVSTEESVSVVGVMSYFTKERDNFTVFLVAKGYGSHDSTKLISTRILRDYGEWNIFENIIDASAVQANPFVLRYLHDFRFAFKDGAFVYFLFSRTLGVQDTKNFTFISRMCEDDQSYYSYTELQLNCSADNRFNKVQAAYVTTPGEVLAQNLTRSGKYGHILASDKVLFVTFTSDEDPSISAMCMYPLRAINTRLLEIIGACYSDGGLIHDSPAVYSPYSTKSGGLCSSNNQHNMVAKYKCGAEFLPSPLAGKANVALVAEPSLIRKGVMTAVAVSVEMGHAVAFLGTANGEVLKLHLSAHPELYGRASNEVTGDKVNKDLLLDSQLQHLYIASGKKMSKVPVQSCHLKTDCQSCMSLKDPYCGWCVLEGRCTRQQECGRSSVENTWLWSPNQQCVEIRAFDPPSLSCHKTQQVDISVPALPRLRQSDGLRCLFNGSLSGGVVMGSPAVVICSLPDPADIPPTPEHQDYVSIPVQIVVNDKIVVTSGRYRFYNCSATVRKNPNTPCISCVTSEWGCQWNAREHRCSDTDGAADAGHIIKPQQPERCPQFESPEPLLIPVGFEVPISFRGSNLDIYSDRKFVMGTELMKETEEEVMQEPGSNFRFRGYEFSYSKRQEVNVSFHVIERDTKRKIDSTLTVTVYNCSVSRADCSLCKHADAKYQCVWCAASRACVYRHLCPAPPPALCPAPQITDIVPRFGPLNGSISVTIRGSNMGIKQADVKRISVAGVECRHLQDKYSVSTSVVCEIGPAKRTPPTDLPVESSNSGVVEVEVDERRTGRSQVVFTYRDPKPDAVHPAKGPAAGGTVITIGGRDLDTASKDDVSVSVGGVPCRVLSFGDIITCKTGKYPGPKVPSDPLAVKVYYGRNTSKEVAAAFQYADNPKIADYSPKSSFVCGGRRIVVTGSGFHLIQRATLKVVPVADDFSQDNATVEFAQESLSKNDSVLEFLSPAVIWSDSRTLRVVLLLDDAEEELKAFGYHPDPTFNELPKTVITETSVIIVTGRGFAKAMTALEAQAFVGDAFCNVSILQDDKLILDAPSSQPRARSKRQRRDAANDPLELVVKFGHGEWVVGSVYYAWKDDIPLAIIIPAVVVPMLLFIAVSVYCYRRKSQQAEREYEKVKHQLDNLEESVRDRCKKEFTDLMMEMEDQTSELSEARIPFLDYKTYTDRNLFLPSKDGAASVLAGRVRFPESRRAIVTQALNQFSNLLNSKPFLINFIHTLESQPDFNARARGDFASLLTVALHGKLVYYTDITRTLLLELIDEHVNNKNPKLMLRRSETVVERMLCNWMSVCLYQFLRDSAGEPLYKLLKALKHQVEKGPVDAKVKKAKYTLNDTGLLGDDVEYSVLTLQVLVHGEGPDVTPVKVLNCDTISQVKEKIIDQVYRNLPYSQRPKVESVALEWRPGSTGQILSDLDLTSQKEGRWKRLNTLAHYNVRDNATLVLSKVLHTQSFHQHPDNFEERNALLEDDNTFHLVRAADELDEVKSKRGSMKDKSMTKAITEIYLTRLLSVKGTLQQFVDDFFRSVLCSSAAVPPPVKYFFDFLDEQALRHDNVDEETLHIWKTNSLPLRFWVNILRNPHFVFDVHVNEVVDASLHVIAQTFMDACTKTEHKLSRESPSNKLLYAKEISTYKKMVDDYYKGIRQMVPVSDQDMNTYLAEVSRQHTDELNTQLALHQLYQYASKYYDAIIRSLDEDPAAQNRQLTLRLQQIAAALENKVTDL, from the exons ATGGCGCGCCGCTGGGCGTGGCCCTTCCTGGTCACCGCGGCGAGCGTGCTCCTCTGCGTCTCCTGCGCCAAGAACCCTGAGTTCCACTCCGACACGCTCATCAACAACGTGGTCCAAGACCCCCGCACGGGGCGGCTGTACGTGGGCGCCGTCAACGCCCTCTACCAGCTGTCGGCCGACCTTCTGGCCGAAGCCCGCGTGGAGACGGGACCCCGGCGGGACAACCGGCAGTGCACGCCGCCCGTGACGGACTCCTGCGAGGACGCGGCCGAGACGGACAACCACAACAAGCTTCTCCTGGTGCACGGCGCCGAGGACAGGCTGGTGGTGTGCGGCAGCGTCTTCAGGGGCATCTGCTCGCTGCGCAACCTCAGCAACGTGGAGCACGTCATCTACTTCAGCGACAACAAAGGCGAGAAGTCGTACGTGGTGAGCACCGAGGAAAGCGTCTCGGTGGTGGGCGTCATGTCCTACTTCACCAAGGAGAGAGACAACTTCACCGTCTTCCTG GTCGCTAAAGGCTACGGCAGCCACGACAGCACCAAGCTGATCTCCACGCGCATCCTGCGGGACTACGGCGAGTGGAACATCTTCGAGAACATCATCGACGCCTCGGCCGTGCAGGCCAACCCCTTTGTGCTGCGCTACCTGCACGACTTTCGCTTCGCCTTTAAGGACGGCGCTTTCGTCTACTTCCTGTTCTCGCGCACGCTGGGCGTGCAGGACACCAAGAACTTCACCTTCATCTCGCGGATGTGCGAGGACGACCAGAGTTACTACTCGTACACGGAGCTGCAGCTCAACTGCAGCGCCGACAACCGCTTCAATAAAGTTCAG GCCGCCTACGTGACCACACCGGGCGAGGTTTTGGCTCAGAATCTGACGCGGTCGGGCAAGTACGGGCACATCCTGGCTTCCGACAAGGTTCTCTTTGTCACCTTCACTTCCGACGAAGACCCCAGCATCTCGGCCATGT GCATGTACCCTCTGCGCGCCATCAACACCAGGCTGCTGGAGATCATCGGCGCCTGCTACAGCGACGGCGGCCTCATCCACGACAGTCCGGCCGTCTACTCGCCGTACTCCACCAAGTCGGGCGGTCTGTGCAGCAGCAACAATCAG CACAATATGGTGGCCAAGTACAAGTGCGGCGCCGAGTTCCTGCCGTCGCCGCTGGCCGGCAAAGCCAACGTGGCCCTGGTGGCCGAGCCCTCCCTGATCCGCAAGGGCGTCATGACCGCCGTGGCCGTTTCCGTGGAGATGGGCCACGCCGTGGCCTTCCTGGGCACGGCCAACGGAGAA GTGCTCAAGTTGCATCTGTCGGCCCACCCGGAGCTTTACGGGCGGGCGTCCAACGAAGTGACGGGCGACAAAGTCAACAAGGACCTGCTGCTGGATTCTCAGCTGCAGCACTTGTACATCGCCAGCGGGAAGAAG ATGTCCAAGGTTCCCGTGCAGTCGTGCCACCTGAAGACGGACTGCCAGTCCTGCATGTCCCTCAAGGATCCTTACTGCGGCTGGTGTGTTTTGGAGGGAAG GTGCACCAGGCAGCAGGAGTGCGGCAGGTCTTCGGTGGAGAACACGTGGCTGTGGTCGCCCAATCAGCAGTGCGTGGAGATTCGGGCCTTCGACCCGCCGAGCCTCAGCTGCCACAAGACGCAGCAG GTGGACATCAGCGTTCCGGCGCTGCCGCGGCTCCGGCAGTCGGACGGGCTGCGCTGCCTCTTCAACGGGTCCCTCAGCGGCGGCGTGGTGATGGGCAGCCCGGCCGTCGTCATCTGTTCCCTGCCGGACCCCGCGGACATCCCGCCCACGCCCGAGCATCAAG ACTACGTGTCGATCCCCGTGCAAATTGTGGTGAACGACAAGATCGTGGTGACGTCGGGACGGTATCGCTTCTACAACTGTTCGGCGACGGTCCGGAAGAATCCCAACACGCC GTGCATCTCGTGCGTGACCAGCGAGTGGGGCTGCCAGTGGAACGCTCGAGAGCACCGATGCAGCGACACGGACGGCGCGGCGGACGCCGGCCACATCATCAAACCTCAACAG ccgGAGCGCTGTCCTCAGTTCGAGTCTCCGGAGCCGCTGCTGATCCCCGTGGGCTTCGAGGTCCCCATCAGCTTCCGGGGAAGCAACCTCGACATCTACTCG GACCGCAAATTCGTGATGGGCACGGAGCTGATGAAGGAAACGGAGGAGGAGGTGATGCAGGAGCCCGGCTCCAACTTTCGATTTCGAGGATATGAG TTTTCCTACAGCAAACGGCAGGAGGTGAACGTTTCCTTCCATGTCATCGAACGGGACACCAAGCGCAAGATTGACAGCACGCTCacag TGACGGTGTACAACTGCTCGGTGTCCCGAGCCGACTGCAGCCTGTGCAAGCACGCCGACGCCAAGTACCAGTGCGTGTGGTGCGCCGCCTCGCGGGCCTGCGTCTACCGCCACTTGTGTCCGGCGCCACCGCCCGCCTTATGCCCCGCCCCTCAGATTACCGAC ATCGTCCCTCGCTTCGGGCCGCTGAACGGCAGCATCTCGGTGACCATCAGAGGTTCCAACATGGGCATCAAGCAGGCCGACGTCAAGCGCATCAGCGTGGCCGGCGTGGAGTGTCGCCACCTGCAAGACAAATATTCCGTCTCCACCAG CGTGGTGTGCGAGATCGGGCCGGCCAAGCGCACGCCGCCGACCGACCTGCCGGTGGAGTCTAGCAACAGCGGCgtggtggaggtggaggtggacgaAAGGCGCACGGGAAGGTCTCAGGTGGTCTTCACCTATCGG GACCCCAAGCCGGACGCGGTGCATCCCGCCAAAGGCCCGGCGGCCGGCGGCACCGTCATCACCATCGGCGGGCGAGACCTGGACACGGCCTCCAAAGATGATGTCAGCGTCTCGGTGGGCGGAGTCCCGTGTCGAGT TCTGTCCTTCGGCGACATCATCACGTGTAAGACGGGAAAATACCCCGGGCCCAAGGTTCCGTCCGACCCGCTGGCGGTGAAGGTGTACTACGGGCGCAACACCAGCAAGGAGGTGGCGGCGGCCTTCCAGTACGCCGACAACCCCAAGATCGCCGACTACTCGCCCAAGTCCAGCTTTGTGTG CGGCGGGCGGCGCATCGTCGTGACGGGAAGCGGCTTCCATCTCATCCAGAGGGCCACGTTGAAGGTGGTGCCCGTCGCCGATGACTTCTCGCAGGACAACGCCACCGTGGAG TTTGCGCAGGAGTCGCTGAGCAAGAACGACAGCGTGCTGGAGTTCCTGTCGCCGGCGGTGATCTGGAGCGACAGCCGCACGCTGCGCGTCGTCCTGCTGCTGGACGACGCCGAGGAGGAGCTCAAGGCCTTCGGCTACCACCCCGACCCCACCTTCAACGAGCTCCCCAAGACCGTCATCACCGAGACCAGCGTCATCATCGTCACC GGTCGAGGCTTCGCCAAGGCCATGACGGCGCTGGAGGCGCAGGCCTTCGTCGGGGACGCTTTCTGCAACGTCAGCATCCTTCAG GACGACAAGTTGATCCTGGACGCGCCGTCGTCTCAGCCCCGCGCTCGATCTAAACGCCAACGGCGAGATGCTGCCAACGACCCTCTGGAGCTGGTG GTGAAGTTCGGTCACGGTGAGTGGGTGGTGGGCTCCGTCTACTACGCGTGGAAGGACGACATCCCCCTGGCCATCATCATCCCCGCCGTCGTGGTGCCCATGCTGCTCTTCATCGCCGTGTCCGTCTACTGCTACAG GAGGAAGAGTCAGCAGGCCGAGCGCGAGTACGAGAAGGTCAAGCATCAGCTGGACAATTTGGAGGAGAGCGTGAGAGATCGCTGCAAAAAGGAGTTCACAG ACCTGATGATGGAGATGGAGGACCAGACGAGCGAACTGAGTGAAGCGCGCATCCCCTTCCTGGACTACAAGACGTACACGGACCGCAACCTCTTCCTGCCCTCCAAGGACGGCGCCGCTTCGGTGCTGGCGGGACGCGTGCGCttcccggagtcccgcagggccATCGTCACGCAGGCTCTCAACCAGTTCTCCAACCTGCTCAACAGCAAGCCCTTCCTCATCAAC TTCATCCACACGCTGGAGAGCCAGCCGGACTTCAACGCGCGCGCCCGCGGCGATTTTGCCTCCCTCCTGACGGTGGCGCTGCACGGCAAGCTGGTCTACTACACCGACATCACCAGGACGCTCCTCCTGGAGCTCATCGACGAGCACGTGAACAATAAGAACCCCAAGCTCATGCTCAGGAGGTCGGAGACGGTGGTGGAGAGGATGTTGTGCAACTGGATGTCCGTCTGTCTCTACCAGTTCCTCAGG GATAGCGCCGGTGAGCCACTTTACAAGCTGTTGAAGGCGCTCAAGCACCAGGTGGAGAAAGGACCGGTGGACGCCAAGGTCAAGAAGGCCAAATACACGCTCAACGACACGGGGCTGCTGGGAGACGACGTGGAGTATTCCGTGCTG acCCTGCAGGTGCTGGTGCACGGGGAAGGTCCAGATGTGACGCCGGTGAAGGTTCTGAACTGTGACACCATTTCTCAG GTGAAGGAGAAGATCATCGATCAAGTGTACAGGAATCTTCCGTACTCGCAGAGGCCAAAAGTGGAGAGTGTGGCGCTCG AGTGGCGTCCCGGCTCCACGGGTCAGATTCTGTCCGACCTTGACCTGACGTCACAGAAGGAAGGACGCTGGAAGAGACTCAACACTCTGGCTCACTACAAC GTTCGGGACAACGCCACGCTGGTTCTGTCCAAGGTTTTGCACACGCAGTCCTTCCACCAGCACCCGGACAACTTTGAAGAGC ggaACGCCCTGCTGGAGGACGACAACACCTTCCACCTGGTGCGGGCGGCCGACGAGCTGGACGAGGTCAAGTCCAAGCGAGGCAGCATGAAGGACAAGTCCATGACCAAAGCCATCACGGAGATTTACCTGACCCGCCTGCTCTCCGTCAAG GGCACGTTGCAGCAGTTTGTAGACGACTTCTTCCGCAGCGTTCTGTGCTCCAGCgccgccgtcccacctcccgtcAAGTACTTCTTCGACTTCCTGGACGAGCAGGCGCTGCGGCACGACAACGTGGACGAGGAGACGCTGCACATCTGGAAGACCAACAG CCTGCCGCTGCGCTTTTGGGTGAACATCCTGCGCAACCCCCACTTCGTCTTTGACGTGCACGTGAACGAGGTGGTGGACGCCTCGCTGCACGTCATCGCCCAGACCTTCATGGACGCCTGCACCAAGACCGAGCACAAACTCAGCCGG GAGTCGCCGAGCAACAAGCTGCTCTACGCCAAGGAGATCTCCACCTACAAGAAGATGGTGGACGA TTACTACAAAGGAATCCGGCAGATGGTTCCCGTCAGCGACCAGGACATGAACACGTACCTTGCTGAGGTGTCCAGG caacacacggacgagctgaacacgcagCTGGCCTTGCATCAACTGTACCAGTACGCCAGCAAATACTACGACGCG ATCATTCGGTCCCTGGACGAAGACCCGGCCGCCCagaaccgccagctgacgctacGACTGCAGCAGATCGCCGCCGCCCTGGAGAACAAAGTGACGGATCTTTGA